A DNA window from Comamonas fluminis contains the following coding sequences:
- a CDS encoding DUF1439 domain-containing protein produces the protein MVAMVGAGLAVTGCSGKAMPSSVSVSQQKLQEMVSARFPRQFPVAGLLQLNLSAPQLTMAPERNAINAQIPAELLGKVLREKYSGQLNVDFSLRYEPSDRTLRAYQIKVNSLHMDGLAPAMSDMLATYSTALAEQALAQVVLYQLQDKDLALVDAMAMEPGAITVTQQGLTVQLVQKKSAGAK, from the coding sequence ATGGTGGCAATGGTCGGCGCAGGCCTGGCCGTCACAGGTTGTTCTGGCAAAGCCATGCCCAGCAGCGTGAGCGTCAGCCAGCAAAAGCTCCAGGAAATGGTCTCCGCCCGCTTTCCCAGGCAGTTTCCCGTGGCAGGCCTGCTGCAGCTGAACCTCAGCGCCCCCCAGCTGACCATGGCACCCGAGCGCAACGCCATCAACGCCCAGATTCCTGCCGAACTCCTTGGCAAAGTGCTCAGGGAAAAATACAGCGGCCAGCTGAATGTGGATTTTTCCCTGCGCTATGAGCCTTCAGACCGCACACTGCGTGCCTACCAGATCAAGGTCAACAGCTTGCACATGGATGGGCTGGCCCCCGCCATGAGCGACATGCTGGCCACCTACTCCACCGCCCTGGCGGAACAGGCGCTGGCACAGGTCGTGCTCTATCAGCTGCAGGACAAGGATCTGGCCCTGGTAGATGCCATGGCCATGGAGCCTGGAGCCATCACCGTCACCCAGCAAGGCCTGACCGTGCAGCTGGTGCAGAAAAAATCTGCCGGCGCCAAGTAA
- a CDS encoding substrate-binding domain-containing protein, with translation MNTPLNLCRARRILLIGAVAMAAGCAQQAPKLQATQEPVRLMTSGGFTAAHKLLAPQFTAQTGIAVESAYGSSMGASPTSIPNRLSKGEKADVVILARGALDELVAKGLVLPGTQVDLVRSAVGIAVKKGAPIPDISSEDKLRQVLLNAKSIAYSASASGTYYETQMLKKLGIHDQVMPKSKKIVTERVGTIVARGEAEIGLQQVSELLPIEGISYVGTLPPSVQHYTFFSAGMASTSTNPKGLEQLLKFYTSPAAAKTIRDTGLEPVAELR, from the coding sequence ATGAACACGCCTTTGAATCTGTGCCGCGCCCGTCGCATCTTGCTGATTGGTGCCGTGGCCATGGCCGCTGGTTGCGCCCAGCAGGCGCCCAAGCTGCAGGCAACACAAGAACCCGTACGCTTGATGACCTCGGGTGGCTTTACCGCTGCACACAAGCTGCTGGCGCCGCAGTTCACTGCACAGACCGGGATTGCCGTCGAGTCAGCCTATGGCTCATCCATGGGCGCATCGCCCACGTCAATTCCCAATCGCCTGAGCAAGGGCGAAAAGGCCGATGTGGTGATTCTGGCCCGTGGTGCGCTGGATGAGCTGGTGGCCAAGGGGCTGGTCCTGCCCGGCACGCAGGTTGATCTGGTGCGATCGGCCGTGGGTATTGCAGTGAAAAAGGGGGCACCCATCCCAGATATCAGCAGCGAAGACAAGCTGCGTCAAGTGCTACTGAATGCCAAGAGCATTGCCTATTCGGCCAGTGCCAGCGGTACTTATTACGAAACTCAGATGCTCAAGAAGCTGGGTATTCACGATCAGGTCATGCCCAAGAGCAAGAAGATCGTGACTGAGCGAGTGGGCACCATTGTGGCGCGTGGTGAGGCAGAAATCGGCTTGCAGCAGGTCAGCGAGTTGTTGCCGATTGAAGGTATCAGCTACGTGGGAACGCTGCCGCCATCGGTGCAGCACTACACCTTCTTCTCTGCGGGGATGGCCAGCACCTCTACTAACCCGAAGGGGCTGGAGCAGTTGCTCAAGTTCTATACCTCGCCTGCGGCGGCCAAGACCATCCGGGATACAGGTCTGGAGCCAGTCGCTGAACTCCGCTGA
- a CDS encoding glutathione binding-like protein: MTHTLADFSVTRKWPAQHPERIQLYSLPTPNGVKVSIALEEMQLPYEAHLVSFQTEDQLTPEFVGTFPNNKIPAILDPQGPGGQPLALFESGAILIYLAEKSGSPLLPAAPAARYETLQWLMFQMGGVGPMFGQVGFFHKYGGKDFEDKRPRDRYINESRRLLGVLEQRMQGRAWIMGEQFTLADIAIWPWVRNMVDENGYNAGELVGWQNFPQLQRVLAAFVARPSVQKGLNIPPRG, encoded by the coding sequence ATGACCCACACCCTCGCCGACTTTTCCGTCACCCGCAAATGGCCTGCCCAACACCCTGAGCGCATTCAGCTGTACTCGCTGCCTACGCCCAACGGCGTGAAGGTGTCGATTGCGCTGGAGGAAATGCAGCTGCCCTATGAGGCGCACCTGGTCAGCTTCCAGACCGAGGACCAGCTCACCCCCGAGTTCGTGGGCACCTTCCCCAACAACAAGATTCCCGCCATCCTTGACCCGCAAGGCCCGGGCGGCCAGCCGCTGGCCTTGTTTGAATCCGGCGCCATCCTGATCTATCTGGCTGAAAAATCTGGCAGTCCTTTGCTGCCCGCGGCCCCTGCCGCCCGCTACGAAACGCTGCAGTGGCTGATGTTCCAGATGGGCGGCGTGGGCCCCATGTTTGGCCAGGTGGGCTTTTTCCACAAATACGGTGGCAAGGACTTTGAAGACAAGCGCCCGCGTGACCGTTACATCAATGAATCCCGACGCCTGCTGGGCGTGCTGGAGCAGCGCATGCAGGGCCGCGCATGGATCATGGGCGAGCAGTTCACTCTGGCCGACATCGCCATCTGGCCCTGGGTGCGCAATATGGTCGATGAAAACGGCTACAACGCGGGCGAGCTGGTGGGCTGGCAGAACTTCCCGCAGCTGCAACGCGTGCTGGCCGCCTTTGTGGCGCGGCCCAGCGTGCAAAAAGGCCTGAATATTCCGCCACGCGGCTAA
- a CDS encoding DUF924 family protein, translating to MTEHAKPTHIQALDAVIADATLPDQVLAHWLGSARPDNHGALQHKQQWFTKSPAFDEQLRERFGLAVEAALGGALPHWAEQGPWERLALVLLLDQFTRNIHRNTPQSFAGDPLALTLALQAMDRGDDLALPEVVRVFMYLPLEHAEDMAMQKRSVQAFEALAQAAGDDETREYLVGSLDYAHRHQDVIARFGRFPHRNPILGRASTAEEEAYLSQPGAGF from the coding sequence ATGACTGAACATGCAAAACCGACTCATATTCAGGCGCTGGACGCTGTGATTGCGGACGCCACCCTGCCGGATCAGGTGCTGGCGCACTGGCTGGGCAGTGCCAGGCCGGATAACCATGGGGCTTTGCAGCACAAGCAGCAATGGTTTACCAAGTCGCCTGCGTTTGATGAGCAACTGCGGGAACGCTTTGGTCTGGCGGTGGAAGCTGCTCTGGGCGGCGCGTTGCCACATTGGGCAGAGCAAGGCCCCTGGGAGCGGCTGGCGCTGGTGCTGCTGCTTGACCAGTTCACCCGCAATATCCATCGCAATACGCCGCAGAGTTTTGCGGGAGACCCGCTGGCCCTGACGCTGGCCCTGCAGGCTATGGACAGGGGCGATGACCTGGCGCTGCCAGAGGTGGTGCGCGTGTTCATGTATCTGCCGCTGGAGCACGCAGAGGATATGGCCATGCAAAAGCGCAGTGTGCAGGCCTTTGAAGCGCTAGCGCAGGCGGCAGGGGATGATGAAACGCGTGAATATCTGGTGGGGTCGCTGGACTATGCGCACCGCCACCAGGATGTGATTGCGCGTTTTGGGCGCTTTCCGCACCGCAACCCCATTCTGGGCCGCGCCAGCACGGCCGAGGAAGAGGCCTATCTTTCCCAGCCTGGCGCGGGCTTTTAA
- a CDS encoding LysR family transcriptional regulator, whose product MDLRRLTCFLAVADELNFSRAAQRLHMSQPPLSQQIRLLEQEMGAQLFERSRRAVTLTPAGLLLQEKARQIVELHQQAGELVRMAADGLAGRLRIAFTASVPLFDAFSAMLRKFRSRHPLVELDLQHMTTGEQIAALTAGHIDIGFMRPSPAFRIPVPIREQTLWRDELMLALPASQATTTTNDQPVALSRLADQPFVLHPAVLGGGLHEHILALCSEAGFVPRIAQPARETSTMLALVAAGLGLSIIPSVYERVCPPGVVLRPLADATRHSRIALVSMQQAPSPCVQMFWQLLR is encoded by the coding sequence ATGGATTTGCGCCGCCTGACCTGTTTTCTGGCTGTGGCCGATGAGCTGAACTTCAGCCGTGCGGCCCAGCGCTTGCATATGAGCCAACCCCCACTGAGCCAGCAGATTCGCCTGCTAGAGCAAGAAATGGGCGCGCAGCTGTTTGAGCGCTCACGCCGCGCCGTCACGCTGACGCCAGCGGGCCTGCTGTTGCAGGAAAAAGCGCGGCAGATTGTGGAGCTGCACCAGCAAGCGGGCGAGCTAGTTCGCATGGCTGCTGACGGCCTGGCCGGACGGTTGCGCATTGCATTCACAGCCTCGGTGCCGCTGTTCGATGCGTTCTCCGCCATGCTGCGCAAATTTCGCAGCCGTCACCCGCTGGTCGAGCTGGATCTGCAGCACATGACAACGGGCGAGCAGATTGCGGCGCTTACCGCAGGGCATATTGACATTGGCTTCATGCGCCCCTCTCCCGCGTTTCGTATTCCCGTTCCCATTCGCGAGCAAACGCTGTGGCGCGACGAGCTGATGCTGGCCCTGCCAGCCAGTCAGGCCACGACGACTACGAACGATCAGCCTGTCGCACTGAGTCGTCTGGCCGATCAGCCCTTTGTACTGCACCCCGCCGTGCTCGGCGGCGGCCTGCACGAGCACATTCTGGCTCTGTGTAGCGAAGCTGGCTTTGTCCCTCGCATCGCCCAGCCCGCACGCGAAACATCAACCATGCTGGCACTGGTGGCTGCAGGCTTAGGGCTCTCCATCATTCCCAGCGTCTACGAGCGTGTCTGCCCGCCGGGCGTTGTGCTGCGCCCGCTGGCCGATGCAACACGCCACTCGCGCATTGCGCTGGTCAGCATGCAGCAGGCACCATCGCCCTGCGTGCAGATGTTCTGGCAATTGCTGCGCTGA
- a CDS encoding acyltransferase family protein: MVESVYKLRYNPALDGLRGVAILLVILSHAHAPLFDGAFFGVDLFFVLSGFLITSLLLMEFQQHGKLDYWRFYRRRFFRLMPALALFLGAYCLVAPILWPDLTDIYSDALVSILYLADYGIAFFDSPDTLLHMWSLSVEEHFYLVWPPLLVLMLRKTMPGRVWAPLLALWVLSTLWRIFWVMQDQKFYEIFFRFDTRASGLLAGALLAALMLERPQWIERLQSLRAYTMWFVLAVPLIMELEWDNQHAMVWGITVVECAAIVLLVSVQKPVGVIYEMLTTPMLMRLGKLSYGIYLWHYPVVRYLRADYSWQVTVVAGLLISTALSALSFYTVERWALRRRDAGQSPKPRKEPSLREVTRGS, translated from the coding sequence TTGGTGGAGTCCGTTTACAAGCTGCGCTACAACCCAGCGCTCGACGGGTTGCGAGGTGTAGCCATCCTTCTGGTGATCCTCTCGCATGCCCACGCTCCCTTGTTTGATGGTGCATTCTTCGGCGTCGATCTGTTCTTTGTACTCAGCGGCTTTCTGATTACATCGCTGCTGCTGATGGAGTTCCAGCAGCACGGCAAGCTGGATTACTGGCGCTTTTACCGCCGCCGGTTCTTTCGCCTCATGCCAGCGCTGGCCCTGTTCCTCGGTGCCTACTGCCTGGTGGCACCCATCCTCTGGCCAGACCTCACCGATATCTATTCGGACGCGCTTGTCTCCATCCTCTACCTGGCCGACTACGGCATCGCCTTCTTCGACAGCCCCGACACGCTGCTGCACATGTGGTCACTGTCCGTCGAAGAACACTTCTATCTGGTCTGGCCGCCACTGCTGGTGCTAATGCTGCGCAAGACCATGCCCGGCCGGGTCTGGGCTCCGCTGCTGGCACTGTGGGTGCTGAGCACACTGTGGCGCATCTTCTGGGTGATGCAGGATCAGAAGTTCTACGAAATCTTCTTCCGCTTCGATACCCGCGCCTCAGGCCTGCTGGCTGGCGCACTGCTGGCCGCGCTGATGCTGGAGCGACCGCAGTGGATCGAGCGCCTGCAATCTCTGCGCGCCTACACCATGTGGTTTGTGCTGGCGGTGCCACTCATCATGGAACTGGAATGGGACAACCAACACGCCATGGTCTGGGGCATCACCGTGGTTGAATGCGCGGCCATCGTGCTGCTGGTTTCGGTGCAAAAGCCTGTTGGCGTGATCTACGAAATGCTGACCACGCCCATGCTGATGCGTCTGGGCAAGCTCTCCTACGGCATCTACCTCTGGCACTACCCCGTGGTTCGCTATCTGCGGGCCGACTATTCATGGCAAGTCACTGTGGTGGCCGGCCTGCTGATTTCCACGGCACTTTCCGCGCTGTCCTTCTACACCGTAGAGCGCTGGGCCCTGCGCCGCCGCGATGCGGGCCAAAGCCCCAAGCCCCGCAAGGAGCCCAGCCTGCGCGAGGTGACTCGCGGGTCTTGA
- a CDS encoding PTS sugar transporter subunit IIA: MNRLASILPAAQVLVSVDVTSKKRAFEEAGLLFESLHGLSRALITDSLFARERLGSTGLGHGVAIPHGRIKGLTAPMAAVFQLANPIGFDAPDEQPVSLLIFLLVPEAATQKHLEILSEIAELLSDSQLRERLKSCNDAPQLHGMIANWQSSAAPAV; this comes from the coding sequence ATGAATCGCCTAGCTTCTATTCTTCCCGCCGCTCAAGTGCTTGTGAGCGTTGATGTCACCAGCAAGAAACGCGCTTTCGAGGAAGCGGGTTTGCTCTTTGAGAGCTTGCATGGTCTGTCTCGTGCCCTGATTACCGATAGCCTGTTTGCGCGCGAGCGCTTGGGCTCCACCGGTCTGGGGCACGGAGTTGCCATTCCCCATGGCCGCATCAAAGGTCTGACTGCCCCCATGGCAGCAGTCTTCCAACTCGCAAACCCCATCGGCTTTGACGCGCCGGATGAACAGCCGGTCAGCCTGCTGATCTTCCTGCTGGTTCCCGAAGCGGCAACGCAAAAGCATCTGGAGATCCTCTCCGAGATCGCCGAGCTGCTCAGCGACAGCCAGCTGCGCGAGCGCCTGAAATCCTGCAACGATGCACCGCAGCTGCACGGCATGATTGCCAACTGGCAATCGTCCGCCGCACCCGCAGTCTGA
- a CDS encoding sterol desaturase family protein, with amino-acid sequence MLAVLEYLVYPLIALMFVAVFTREVIAPASRNHCDRRWLFYSSALGALTLVCTLALGYVLESRIRQQALLDVGARWNPLLVGLLSFFITSFVFYWWHRATHASDLLWRMFHQLHHSARRIEVLTSFYAHPLDSAAAMLLSVISSYWVLGASPAAAAVALGLTAAFDLFTHADIRTPRWLGYVLQRPEMHTVHHQHDHHAQNYGLPLWDMLFGTWTNPAERARKLGFDDDKSERIAEMLLWRDVRLSDPICHRKGRNSSI; translated from the coding sequence ATGCTTGCCGTGCTGGAGTACCTGGTCTATCCGCTGATTGCGCTGATGTTTGTGGCGGTGTTCACGCGTGAAGTGATCGCGCCCGCATCGCGCAACCACTGCGACAGGCGCTGGCTTTTTTATAGCAGCGCCCTGGGTGCGCTGACGCTGGTCTGCACGCTGGCCCTGGGTTATGTGCTGGAGAGCCGCATTCGCCAGCAAGCGCTGCTGGATGTGGGTGCGCGCTGGAACCCCTTGCTGGTGGGGCTGCTGAGCTTTTTCATCACCAGCTTTGTCTTTTACTGGTGGCACCGCGCCACTCATGCCAGCGATCTGCTGTGGCGCATGTTTCACCAGTTGCATCACAGTGCGCGGCGCATTGAGGTGCTGACTTCGTTCTACGCCCACCCGCTGGATTCCGCTGCCGCCATGCTTCTGAGCGTGATCTCCAGCTACTGGGTGCTGGGTGCCAGCCCTGCAGCCGCCGCCGTGGCACTGGGCCTGACAGCGGCGTTTGACCTGTTCACCCACGCCGACATTCGCACGCCGCGCTGGCTGGGCTATGTGCTGCAGCGCCCCGAAATGCATACCGTGCACCACCAGCACGACCACCATGCGCAGAACTATGGCCTGCCGCTGTGGGACATGCTGTTTGGCACCTGGACCAACCCTGCCGAGCGCGCCCGGAAGCTGGGCTTTGACGACGACAAATCCGAGCGCATTGCCGAGATGCTGCTGTGGCGCGATGTGCGCCTGAGCGACCCCATCTGCCATCGCAAAGGCCGCAATAGCAGCATTTAA
- a CDS encoding FKBP-type peptidyl-prolyl cis-trans isomerase, with protein sequence MNITKDTAVTINYKIHELLPGGIAVKLLDKGDVAYLHGGYENIFAKVEAALDGKKKGDTVTVDLSIEEAFGERDESLKRTIAKSEFPAGVKVGGQLRGTNDQGLPQIYHVMKIKGQEVLLDGNHPLAGMALRFTGLVNEVREASPEEIEHRHVHGGHGHHH encoded by the coding sequence ATGAACATCACCAAAGACACCGCCGTCACCATCAACTACAAGATTCACGAGCTGCTCCCTGGCGGCATCGCCGTCAAACTGCTGGACAAGGGCGACGTGGCCTACCTGCATGGCGGCTATGAAAACATCTTCGCCAAGGTCGAAGCAGCTCTGGACGGCAAGAAAAAAGGCGACACCGTCACCGTGGACCTGTCCATCGAAGAAGCTTTTGGCGAGCGTGATGAAAGCCTCAAGCGCACGATTGCCAAAAGCGAGTTCCCCGCAGGCGTCAAGGTGGGCGGCCAACTGCGCGGCACCAACGATCAGGGCCTGCCCCAGATCTATCACGTCATGAAGATCAAGGGCCAGGAAGTGCTGCTGGACGGCAACCACCCTCTGGCTGGCATGGCCCTGCGCTTTACCGGTCTGGTTAATGAAGTGCGCGAAGCCTCGCCCGAAGAGATCGAGCACCGCCATGTGCACGGCGGTCACGGCCACCACCATTAA
- a CDS encoding phosphoribosylaminoimidazolesuccinocarboxamide synthase, giving the protein MTTQPSALHTSNIASLPLLARGKVRDNYAVGDDRILMVASDRLSAFDVIMGEPIPGKGVLLTQMALFWFDKLGHICPNHLTGEAPESVVKPEEVKQVEGRSMLVKRLKPVLIEAVVRGYLAGSGWKEYQESQAVCGVKLPAGLTNAAKLPEPIYTPAAKAEMGDHDENITYERTVEMVGEKLAAQIRDTAIQIYKEAAEIALTKGMIIADTKFEFGLTEDGTLVLMDEVLTPDSSRYWPVEGYEDALAKGENPPSYDKQFVRDWLEQAQVNGKAWDKKAPAPRLPKEVIDKTAAKYREALDRLTA; this is encoded by the coding sequence ATGACCACCCAGCCTTCTGCTCTGCACACTTCCAACATTGCCTCGCTGCCTTTGCTCGCGCGTGGCAAGGTCCGCGATAACTACGCCGTGGGCGACGACCGCATTCTGATGGTGGCCTCCGACCGCCTGTCTGCCTTTGACGTGATCATGGGCGAGCCCATTCCCGGCAAGGGCGTGCTGCTGACGCAGATGGCGCTGTTCTGGTTCGACAAGCTGGGCCATATCTGCCCTAACCACCTGACTGGCGAAGCGCCCGAGTCTGTGGTCAAGCCTGAGGAAGTCAAGCAGGTGGAAGGCCGCTCCATGCTGGTCAAGCGCCTGAAGCCCGTGCTGATCGAAGCCGTGGTGCGTGGCTATCTGGCCGGCAGCGGCTGGAAGGAATACCAGGAATCGCAAGCCGTGTGCGGCGTGAAGCTGCCCGCTGGCCTGACCAACGCCGCCAAGCTGCCCGAGCCCATCTACACTCCTGCCGCCAAGGCCGAGATGGGTGACCACGACGAAAACATCACTTACGAGCGCACCGTGGAAATGGTGGGCGAGAAACTGGCTGCCCAGATTCGCGACACGGCTATCCAGATTTACAAGGAAGCGGCCGAGATTGCTCTGACCAAGGGCATGATCATTGCCGACACCAAGTTCGAATTCGGCCTGACCGAAGACGGCACGCTGGTGCTAATGGACGAGGTGCTGACCCCCGACAGCTCGCGCTACTGGCCGGTGGAAGGCTACGAGGATGCGCTGGCCAAGGGCGAGAATCCTCCCAGCTACGACAAGCAGTTTGTGCGTGACTGGCTGGAGCAGGCTCAGGTCAACGGCAAGGCCTGGGACAAGAAGGCGCCCGCGCCCCGTCTGCCCAAGGAAGTGATCGACAAGACCGCTGCCAAGTACCGTGAAGCACTGGATCGCCTGACCGCCTGA
- the hprK gene encoding HPr(Ser) kinase/phosphatase has protein sequence MRPSAISADVLFEAFRNSSLRWQWVAGIGASERRFDEMAVRSARSGADLVGYLNYIHPYRLQVLGEREIAYLTNATSQDCLRRVARIVTLEPPVLVLADGQEAPEELISMCERSHIPLFSTKEQSAFVIDVLRAYLSKHFADRITMHGVFMDILGMGVLLTGESGLGKSELGLELVTRGNGLVADDAVDLYRINQTTIEGKCPELLQNLLEVRGIGLLDVRAIFGETAVRRKMRLKLIVHLVRKETMEREYERLPAEPLTQDVLGVPVRKVVIQVVAGRNIAVLVEAAVRNAILQLRGIDTYQEFVMRHRRAMESGESF, from the coding sequence ATGAGACCCAGCGCCATCAGTGCCGACGTATTGTTCGAGGCCTTTCGCAACTCCAGCCTGCGCTGGCAATGGGTGGCAGGCATTGGCGCCTCGGAGCGCCGCTTTGACGAAATGGCTGTGCGCTCGGCCCGCTCCGGGGCGGACTTGGTGGGCTATCTCAACTACATCCACCCCTACCGGCTGCAGGTGCTGGGCGAGCGTGAAATCGCCTACCTAACCAATGCCACCTCGCAGGACTGCCTGCGCCGCGTGGCCCGCATCGTGACGCTGGAGCCGCCCGTGCTGGTGCTGGCCGACGGCCAGGAAGCGCCTGAAGAGCTGATTTCCATGTGCGAGCGTTCGCACATTCCGCTGTTTTCCACCAAGGAGCAATCAGCCTTCGTCATCGACGTGCTGCGTGCCTACCTGTCCAAGCACTTTGCCGACCGGATCACCATGCACGGCGTGTTCATGGACATTCTGGGCATGGGTGTGCTGCTGACTGGCGAGTCTGGCCTGGGCAAGAGCGAGCTGGGGCTGGAACTGGTCACCCGCGGCAACGGCCTGGTGGCCGACGATGCGGTAGACCTGTACCGCATCAACCAGACCACGATTGAAGGCAAGTGCCCTGAGCTGCTGCAGAACCTGCTGGAAGTGCGCGGCATTGGCCTGCTGGATGTGCGCGCCATCTTTGGCGAAACCGCCGTGCGCCGCAAGATGCGCCTGAAGCTCATCGTGCACCTGGTGCGCAAGGAAACCATGGAGCGGGAATACGAACGCCTGCCAGCCGAGCCGCTGACGCAGGACGTGCTGGGCGTGCCGGTGCGCAAGGTGGTGATTCAGGTGGTGGCCGGCCGAAATATCGCCGTGCTGGTGGAAGCCGCTGTGCGCAACGCCATCCTGCAGCTTCGCGGCATCGACACCTATCAGGAATTCGTCATGCGCCACCGCCGCGCCATGGAAAGCGGCGAGTCGTTCTGA
- the hpf gene encoding ribosome hibernation-promoting factor, HPF/YfiA family: MNLTISGHHLEVTPSLRSYVMAKLDRILRHFDQVVDVKVLLTVHKQKEKDKRQRAGCTVRVKGQDLFVETQHFDLYAAVDALADKLDRVVMRYKTRQQDNRSIAKRLTPEGSQVEAVSV, encoded by the coding sequence ATGAATCTGACAATTAGCGGGCATCACCTGGAGGTCACTCCCTCGCTGCGCAGTTACGTCATGGCCAAGCTGGACCGCATTCTTCGGCACTTCGATCAGGTTGTGGACGTGAAAGTACTTCTCACTGTTCACAAGCAAAAGGAAAAAGACAAACGACAACGCGCCGGTTGCACGGTGCGCGTAAAAGGGCAAGACTTGTTCGTTGAAACCCAGCACTTCGATCTCTATGCCGCCGTGGATGCACTGGCAGACAAGCTCGATCGTGTGGTGATGCGCTACAAGACCCGGCAGCAGGACAATCGCTCCATCGCCAAACGCTTGACCCCAGAGGGCAGTCAGGTCGAGGCAGTGTCAGTTTGA
- a CDS encoding pirin family protein: MTTTTHNPILESAPLGPRWPCLDPFLFCAHHDDSYPASDGKMGVEAVEFEGREMGSDFSAKDGFSMYHGEQVPGFPGHPHRGFETVTLVRKGRIDHADSLGAAARFGGGDVQWLTAGKGIQHSEMFPLLNSDKPNPLELFQIWLNLPARNKMVEPHFTMFWNEQIPRASFSDAAGKQTTVTVVAGSLPGADKALPPPPESWASQDGSDVAIWTLELEPGARWTMPRAAGAETHRMLYFFVGKRMTVGGQAVDGHKAMHVDAQSDLELVNTGDVTAELVLLQGKPIGETVSQYGPFVMNTQQEIMQAMQDYRRTQFGGWPWKDNDPVHGAENRRFARYPGATEDDLPPATAAA, encoded by the coding sequence ATGACCACCACGACTCATAACCCCATTTTGGAAAGCGCCCCACTGGGCCCACGCTGGCCCTGCCTGGACCCTTTCCTGTTCTGCGCTCACCACGATGACAGCTACCCTGCCAGCGACGGCAAGATGGGCGTGGAGGCCGTGGAATTCGAAGGCCGCGAAATGGGCAGCGACTTCAGCGCCAAGGACGGCTTTTCCATGTACCACGGCGAGCAGGTGCCCGGCTTTCCCGGCCACCCCCATCGCGGCTTCGAGACCGTGACGCTGGTGCGCAAGGGCCGCATCGACCATGCCGACTCGCTGGGCGCAGCCGCACGCTTTGGCGGCGGCGATGTGCAGTGGCTCACCGCGGGCAAAGGCATTCAGCACTCGGAAATGTTCCCGCTGCTCAATAGCGACAAGCCCAACCCGCTGGAGCTGTTCCAGATCTGGCTGAACCTGCCCGCCAGAAACAAGATGGTGGAGCCGCACTTCACCATGTTCTGGAACGAGCAGATTCCGCGCGCCAGCTTCAGCGATGCTGCGGGCAAGCAGACCACGGTCACCGTGGTCGCTGGTTCACTGCCAGGGGCAGACAAGGCTTTGCCACCGCCCCCCGAATCCTGGGCTTCTCAGGACGGCAGCGATGTCGCCATCTGGACGCTGGAGCTGGAGCCCGGCGCGCGCTGGACCATGCCCCGGGCGGCAGGCGCGGAAACGCACCGCATGCTCTACTTTTTTGTAGGCAAGCGCATGACAGTGGGTGGCCAGGCCGTGGACGGGCACAAGGCCATGCATGTGGATGCCCAAAGCGATCTGGAGCTGGTCAACACCGGCGATGTCACCGCAGAGCTGGTGCTGCTGCAGGGCAAGCCGATTGGCGAGACCGTGTCCCAGTACGGCCCGTTCGTGATGAACACGCAGCAGGAAATCATGCAGGCCATGCAGGATTACCGCCGCACCCAGTTCGGCGGCTGGCCCTGGAAGGACAACGACCCTGTGCACGGTGCCGAAAACCGCCGCTTTGCGCGCTACCCCGGCGCAACGGAGGACGACCTGCCCCCAGCCACGGCTGCCGCCTGA